In Calypte anna isolate BGI_N300 chromosome Z, bCalAnn1_v1.p, whole genome shotgun sequence, the following are encoded in one genomic region:
- the TMEM174 gene encoding transmembrane protein 174: protein MEQNNNNVEDFSLNVFSVSPYQPNRSDVLVSDGDKAGTTLLFSGVFLGLVGITFTVMGWIKYDGITHLEWTQLLGPILLSVGVTFILIAVCRFNMLTCKPCKEREENASDLDQTASGQSFVFTGINQPITFHGATVVQYIPPPYPAQEGIPVSPGYLHPVLSCCGSVSPSASPSPTPGSPHFCPAYLLDNPGFTRDEDYATYPAENNRNQRSQDSSDDPDELLEDYTCDNLLPPRYEEIYPLSS from the exons ATGGAGCAGAACAACAACAATGTGGAAGATTTCTCTTTGAAtgtcttttctgtctctccttaTCAGCCAAACAGATCTGATGTCCTGGTGTCAGATGGGGATAAAGCCGGCACAACTTTACTCTTCTCAGGTGTGTTTTTGGGACTGGTGGGGATCACTTTCACCGTGATGGGATGGATAAAATACGATGGCATTACTCACCTGGAGTGGACGCAGTTACTAGGGCCTATTCTGCTGTCTGTTGGGGTGACTTTCATTCTGATTGCCGTGTGTAGATTTAACATGCTTACGTGCAAGCCCTgtaaagaaagagaggaaaatgcatCAGATCTGGACCAGACTGCAAGCGGACAGTCCTTTGTCTTCACCGGCATTAACCAGCCTATAACTTTTCACGGGGCCACAGTGGTACAGTACATCCCTCCACCCTACCCAGCCCAGGAAGGCATTCCTGTGAGTCCTGGATACCTTCaccctgtgctcagctgctgtgggtCTGTTTCCCCCAGTGCCTCACCAAGTCCCACCCCTGGCTCTCCTCACTTCTGTCCTGCTTACCTCCTGGATAACCCGGGTTTTACCAGAGATGAGGACTATGCTACTTACCCTGCAGAAAATAACAGGAATCAGAG GTCACAGGACAGTTCTGATGATCCAGATGAACTGCTGGAAGACTACACCTGTGATAACTTGTTACCTCCACGTTATGAGGAAATATACCCACTGTCTTCATAA
- the TMEM171 gene encoding transmembrane protein 171 produces MYPVAAPGGEGSNGQHGKLIFLLFVFGAVLLCAGFLLSVFILQSCPSGTFSDCNEVLKAAGPMLAVTGLVCVLLARSRARLYIRQRQLQNEQVYSLVFCRGSCQFAQFLIFGFLFLTSGMLISILGIWVPGCSPSWHSIQLNHTSTSDVNLQGCGFLSLQIMGPLIVLTGLCFFMIAHVKKKQNLNLNQESSDHEEHPQSPESFQVTVGDAVMVFPPPPPPYFADTVSPTMTRCLMPSDMSTSENPPPYYSIFSDGSQLTDDERTVSVRGYETIYTISRSSSPSGILPMLYLSSESPPKYEEKAPITNNEYSSSTASVSLDTSDTSS; encoded by the exons ATGTATCCAGTGGCTGCACCAGGAGGTGAAGGAAGTAATGGACAACATGggaaacttatttttcttctttttgtttttggaGCTGTGTTGCTCTGCGCTGGATTCctgctttcagtttttattctcCAGTCATGCCCATCTGGAACCTTCAGTGACTGTAATGAGGTCCTTAAGGCTGCTGGGCCCATGCTGGCTGTAACTGgactggtttgtgttttacttGCACGATCAAGGGCCAGGCTGTATATAAGACAAAGACAATTGCAAAACGAGCAGGTGTACAGCCTTGTTTTTTGTCGTGGGAGCTGTCAGTTTGCCCAGTTCCTCATATTTGGATTCCTGTTTTTAACTAGTGGAATGCTAATTAGCATCCTGGGCATTTGGGTtcctggctgcagccccagctggcACAGCATACAGCTCAACCACACCAGCACTTCTGATGTGAACCTCCAGGGCTGTGGATTTCTGTCACTTCAAATCATGGGACCTCTGATTGTGCTCACTGGGTTGTGTTTCTTCATGATAGCTCatgtcaaaaagaaacaaaacttaaaTCTCAACCAAGAATCTTCTGATCATGAAGAACACCCTCAGAGCCCTGAATCTTTTCAGGTTACAGTAG GTGATGCTGTAATGgtatttcctcctcctccacctccttaTTTTGCTGACACTGTGTCACCGACCATGACACGTTGTCTTATGCCAAGTGATATGTCTACAAGTGAAAATCCTCCACCATACTACTCTATCTTCAGTGATGG ATCACAACTCACAGATGATGAAAGAACAGTGTCTGTTAGAGGCTATGAAACCATATATACAATTTCTCGAAGTAGCTCACCTTCAGGTATTCTACCGATGTTATACCTCTCCTCTGAATCACCTccaaaatatgaagaaaaagcacCAATAACAAATAATGAATATTCTTCATCTACTGCATCTGTTTCCTTAGACACGTCTGACACCAGCTCATAG